One stretch of Amycolatopsis tolypomycina DNA includes these proteins:
- a CDS encoding cation:dicarboxylate symporter family transporter produces MPTPTPDAAPRRRDKTHYLYLAVIVAVVLGILVGFLFPGFAKGLKPLGDGFVNLIKMMISPIIFCTIVIGVGSVAKAAKVGKVGIMALVYFIVMSTFALAIGLVVGNLLHPGEGLHLNPADVKSVQKSATGAEGPVDFLLHIIPKTLVSAFTEGQVLQTLLVALLVGFALQKLGSKGAPILRGIEHIQRLVFRVLAMIMWAAPIGAFGAIAAVVGATGWAALKSLAVIMIGFYATCLVFVFVILGLVLWIGARINILSLLRYLGREFLLILSTSSSESALPRLIAKMEHLGVGKSVVGITVPTGYSFNLDGTAIYLTMATLFIAAAQDEPLSIGAQIGLLVFMIIASKGAAGVSGSGIATLASGLQSHRPELVNGVGFILGIDRFMSEARALTNFAGNAVATVLIGNWTKEFDREQAERVFAGTAPFDEATLIDEDQQPEPEEATAKA; encoded by the coding sequence GTGCCGACACCGACCCCCGACGCGGCGCCGCGCCGCCGCGACAAGACCCACTACCTGTACCTCGCCGTGATCGTCGCGGTCGTGCTCGGGATCCTGGTGGGCTTTCTCTTCCCCGGTTTCGCCAAGGGCCTCAAGCCGCTGGGCGACGGGTTCGTCAACCTGATCAAGATGATGATCTCGCCGATCATCTTCTGCACCATCGTGATCGGTGTCGGCTCGGTCGCCAAGGCGGCCAAGGTCGGCAAGGTCGGCATCATGGCGCTGGTCTACTTCATCGTGATGTCGACGTTCGCGCTCGCCATCGGCCTGGTCGTCGGCAACCTGCTGCACCCGGGCGAGGGACTGCACCTCAACCCCGCCGACGTGAAGAGCGTCCAGAAGTCCGCCACCGGCGCCGAAGGCCCGGTCGACTTCCTGCTGCACATCATCCCGAAGACGCTCGTGTCGGCCTTCACCGAAGGCCAGGTGCTGCAGACCCTGCTCGTCGCGCTGCTGGTCGGCTTCGCGCTGCAGAAGCTGGGCTCGAAGGGCGCGCCGATCCTGCGCGGCATCGAGCACATCCAGCGCCTCGTGTTCCGCGTGCTGGCGATGATCATGTGGGCCGCCCCGATCGGTGCGTTCGGCGCCATCGCCGCCGTGGTCGGCGCGACCGGCTGGGCCGCGCTGAAGAGCCTCGCGGTGATCATGATCGGCTTCTACGCCACCTGCCTGGTGTTCGTGTTCGTCATCCTCGGCCTGGTGCTGTGGATCGGCGCCCGCATCAACATCCTGAGCCTGCTGCGCTACCTCGGCCGCGAGTTCCTGCTGATCCTGTCGACGTCGTCGTCGGAGTCGGCGCTGCCGCGGCTGATCGCCAAGATGGAGCACCTGGGTGTCGGCAAGTCGGTCGTCGGCATCACCGTGCCGACCGGGTACTCGTTCAACCTGGACGGCACGGCGATCTACCTGACCATGGCGACGTTGTTCATCGCCGCGGCCCAGGACGAGCCGCTGTCGATCGGCGCGCAGATCGGCCTGCTGGTGTTCATGATCATCGCGTCGAAGGGTGCGGCCGGTGTCAGCGGTTCCGGTATCGCCACCCTGGCCAGCGGCCTGCAGTCGCACCGGCCGGAACTGGTCAACGGCGTCGGGTTCATCCTCGGCATCGACCGGTTCATGTCCGAGGCCCGCGCGCTGACGAACTTCGCCGGCAACGCGGTCGCGACCGTCCTCATCGGAAACTGGACCAAGGAGTTCGACCGCGAACAGGCGGAACGGGTGTTCGCCGGGACCGCGCCGTTCGACGAAGCCACGTTGATCGACGAGGACCAGCAACCCGAACCCGAGGAAGCCACGGCGAAAGCCTGA